A segment of the Paracoccus suum genome:
CTGGGCCGACATCAAGAAGGTCATGCCGGTCGCATCCGGCGGCATCCATGCGGGGCAGATGCACCAGCTGCTGGACCTTTTCGGCGATGATGTGGTGCTGCAGTTCGGCGGCGGCACCATCGGTCACCCGATGGGCATTCAGGCCGGCGCCACCGCCAACCGCGTCGCGCTGGAGGCGATGGTCAAGGCTCGCAACGAGGGTGTCGATCTGAAGACCGAGGGCCCCGAGGTGCTACGCAAGGCCGCCAAGTGGTGCAAGCCGCTGGAAGCCGCCTTGGACGTCTGGGGCAACATCACCTTCAACTACACCTCGACCGACACCTCGGACTTCGTTCCGACCGCCAGCGTCTCGTGAGGGAGGACAAGATGCGTATCACCCAAGGCTGCTTCAGCTTTCTGCCCGACCTGACCGACGAGGAAATCAGCGCCCAGGTCGAATACTGCCTGTCCAAAGGCTGGTCCGTGGGGGTCGAGTTCACCGACGAGCCGCACCCCCGCAACACCTTCTGGGAGATGTGGGGTCATCCCATGTTCGACCTGAAGGACCCCAAGGGCGTGATGATAGAACTGGATGCGTGCCGCAAAGCGCATCCGGACGACTATATCCGGCTGAATGCCTTCGACAGCACCCGCGGCTTCGAGTCGGTGGTGATGAGCTTTATCGTCCACCGCCCCCAGGTCGAGCCGACCATTCGCATGGTCCGCACCGAGGTCG
Coding sequences within it:
- a CDS encoding ribulose bisphosphate carboxylase small subunit, with product MRITQGCFSFLPDLTDEEISAQVEYCLSKGWSVGVEFTDEPHPRNTFWEMWGHPMFDLKDPKGVMIELDACRKAHPDDYIRLNAFDSTRGFESVVMSFIVHRPQVEPTIRMVRTEVDGRSIRYTHEVVR